The following nucleotide sequence is from Halogeometricum borinquense DSM 11551.
TCCATCCATCGGATGAAGGAGATGTACGGACCAGTTCTGGTACGCTCCCGAACTGTGTCCCCTGATTCTTGCTCTGTTGCCATTGTATGTCCTGTGTTATCTTATGTCTATCCGAACAGCTAGGCGCTTTGTTCGATCTGTTCGAGCGTATTCTTGAGGTCGGACATCGCCTGTTCGGGCGATTTCTCTCGTGCGTAGGCCGCGTTGACCTCGGTGGCGATTTTACTGGACTGCTGCGGCCAGACGACCGTCACCGGCCGGGGAATAGCGTTCTCACCCGCCACCTTCAGTTGCGAGAGGTAGCGGCCGATGACCGGGACCTCCGCGGCGCGGTCGGAATCGAGCAGGTCGGGTTCCGGCGGAATCCAGCCGATAATCTCGAATATATCGAGCTTGAACTGCTCGGTCATCATCGCCTTCATGACCTGCAACGCCGCCCGCTTTTGCAGCTGTGAGGCGTTCGGGTTCAGGGTGACGTGCCATCCGCCGAGCGCCGCAACTGGACCGCCCGTCATCGGGTACTGGGCTTCCTCAGCGGTCACCCCGTACGGAATTGGCATGACGCCGAGGTCTTCTCCGAACACGTCCTCGGCACCGTTGATGTTGATCGAGTACGGCCAGTTGCGGTGCATGATGGCGTCACCGCCTGTGAACGGCTTGCGCGATGGCTCCTCGGTCCACTGGAGAACTGCCTCGGGAGCGATGTTCCCCGTGATACCGTCGAGCGCGTGTTCGTCGTCCTCACCGTTGATGAGCGTCCGAACCATTTTGATGGAGTCGAGAACAGGTTGCTCGTCTACGGTGACAGGGCGATCCCCGACAGGTCCGAACAGGTTCTCTGCGGGATTGCCGAAGAACGCGCCACCGTACGAAGTCATGAACTCGTTGAAGTCACAGCAGGAGAGTCCCTCGTAGACGGACGCTTGGAAAGTATACCCGTACTGGGTGTCTGGATTGGCGTTCATCGCCTCCTTCGTGATTTTCGAGAACTCCACCCACGACATCGACTCGGTGGCCCACGTCTCGAAATCCGAGTCCCCGTAGCCTGCGTTCCGAAGCAGGTCCTTGCGGTACTGCATCGTCGGAAAATCAGGGAACAGCGGGATGCCGTACAGGTCGCCGTTGGCTCCTTTCGCTGTTCCGACGCTGGCCTCGAAGTAGTTTTCCTCGACGCGGGAGGTCATGCTGTCGGGAAGCGTCTGCGAGAGGTTCTGAAGTTGGTTCCGAGCGATGAACGGAATCGTCCATCCGCTGTCCATCATCAGAAGCGTCGGCTGTTCCCGTCCCGACGAGAGCCACTGCTGATACTGGTTCTGTCGGTTGTTCGTTACTTGAGAGCCGGCGATAACCTCGACGGTGATGTTGTCGGGGAGACCTGCCTCACGCAGTGATTGAAAGATTGCTTCCCTGTTGTTATTGACGCGTGTATCCGCTGCCCACTGTACCGTGACATCCTCGCTCGGCGCTTCCGTGTTGATCGGTGTCTGACTACCTCCGGCCTCCGTTTCTGTCTGATCACCACCTGTACCGCTGATGCAACCCGCCAAGCTGGCGGCAACACCGGACGCACCAGCCGCCTTCACGAATCGTCGTCGTGAGACGGCACTGCGCTTACGGCTACGTCCATGTGTGTCAATGTCATCCATTACAGTTCGTACTGTTTGAATCAGGATTATTTATAGTTTTGGTGCTAGTAACTACAGCTGTTGTAGTAATCTCTGTGTCACTACTTGAATCGGCGATATGAATCATTTTCCAGCGGCTACAGCCACTAATCAATATCTCCTGTTAGCTCACCATACAATATGACAGCCATAACCATAATGTTTATTCGTGAAATAATAACGGGAGACGGAGTCCGCAGTGCAGTCCGACCGAGACAAAACGGCTTTAGTCCCACCTCAGCTATCACCGCAGAGAGATGGAGGCGCACACCCGGGAATACTTAGAGGGGCGGTTCGGTGACTACTACCGAGGTGCCGACGTTGCCCTGCCACCCACGCCTGAGCGCCG
It contains:
- a CDS encoding extracellular solute-binding protein → MKAAGASGVAASLAGCISGTGGDQTETEAGGSQTPINTEAPSEDVTVQWAADTRVNNNREAIFQSLREAGLPDNITVEVIAGSQVTNNRQNQYQQWLSSGREQPTLLMMDSGWTIPFIARNQLQNLSQTLPDSMTSRVEENYFEASVGTAKGANGDLYGIPLFPDFPTMQYRKDLLRNAGYGDSDFETWATESMSWVEFSKITKEAMNANPDTQYGYTFQASVYEGLSCCDFNEFMTSYGGAFFGNPAENLFGPVGDRPVTVDEQPVLDSIKMVRTLINGEDDEHALDGITGNIAPEAVLQWTEEPSRKPFTGGDAIMHRNWPYSININGAEDVFGEDLGVMPIPYGVTAEEAQYPMTGGPVAALGGWHVTLNPNASQLQKRAALQVMKAMMTEQFKLDIFEIIGWIPPEPDLLDSDRAAEVPVIGRYLSQLKVAGENAIPRPVTVVWPQQSSKIATEVNAAYAREKSPEQAMSDLKNTLEQIEQSA